From a single Streptomyces misionensis genomic region:
- the gnd gene encoding phosphogluconate dehydrogenase (NAD(+)-dependent, decarboxylating) — protein MELGLVGLGKMGGNMRERIRRAGHTVIGYDRNPDLADVHSLEELVGKLSGPRVVWVMVPAGAPTQSTIDQLAELLEPGDVVVDGGNSRWTDDEKHAEELAAKGIGFVDCGVSGGVWGLENGYALMYGGDAEHVARVQPVFDALKPEGDFGSVHAGKVGAGHFAKMVHNGIEYAMMQAYAEGWELLEKVDSVTDVREVFRSWQEGTVIRSWLLDLAVNALDEDEHLDDLRGYAQDSGEGRWTVEAAIDNAVPLPAITASLFARFASRQEDSPQMKMIAALRNQFGGHAVEKKS, from the coding sequence ATGGAGCTCGGTCTCGTCGGCCTCGGCAAGATGGGCGGCAACATGCGCGAGCGGATCCGCCGCGCGGGCCACACCGTCATCGGATACGACCGCAACCCCGACCTCGCGGACGTCCACAGCCTGGAAGAGCTGGTGGGCAAGCTCAGCGGCCCGCGGGTGGTCTGGGTGATGGTCCCGGCCGGTGCGCCCACCCAGTCGACCATCGACCAGCTGGCCGAGCTGCTGGAGCCGGGCGACGTGGTCGTGGACGGCGGCAACTCCCGCTGGACGGACGACGAGAAGCACGCCGAGGAGCTGGCCGCCAAGGGCATAGGCTTCGTGGACTGCGGCGTCTCCGGCGGCGTCTGGGGCCTGGAGAACGGGTACGCGCTGATGTACGGCGGCGACGCCGAGCACGTCGCCCGGGTGCAGCCGGTCTTCGACGCGCTCAAGCCGGAGGGCGACTTCGGTTCGGTGCACGCCGGCAAGGTCGGCGCGGGCCATTTCGCGAAGATGGTCCACAACGGCATCGAGTACGCCATGATGCAGGCCTACGCCGAGGGCTGGGAGCTGCTGGAGAAGGTCGACTCCGTCACGGACGTGCGTGAGGTCTTCCGCTCCTGGCAGGAGGGCACCGTCATCCGCTCCTGGCTGCTCGACCTCGCGGTCAACGCGCTGGACGAGGACGAGCACCTGGACGACCTGCGCGGTTACGCCCAGGACTCCGGTGAGGGACGCTGGACCGTGGAGGCCGCGATCGACAACGCGGTGCCGCTGCCCGCGATCACCGCATCGCTGTTCGCCCGGTTCGCCTCCCGCCAGGAGGACTCGCCGCAGATGAAGATGATCGCCGCGCTGCGCAACCAGTTCGGCGGTCACGCCGTAGAGAAGAAGTCCTGA
- the recF gene encoding DNA replication/repair protein RecF (All proteins in this family for which functions are known are DNA-binding proteins that assist the filamentation of RecA onto DNA for the initiation of recombination or recombinational repair.), with protein sequence MHVTHLSLADFRSYARAEVPLDPGVTAFVGPNGQGKTNLVEAVGYLATLGSHRVATDAPLVRMGAERAVIRAQVRQGDRQQLIELELNPGRANRARINRSPQGRPRDVLGIVRTVLFAPEDLALVKGDPGERRRFLDELITARSPRMAGVRSDYERVLKQRNTLLKSAALARRHGGRSMDLSTLDVWDQHLARAGAELLAQRLDLIGALRPLADKAYEQLAPGGGPLALEYKPSAPGEAHNREDLYAQLLAALAEARKQEIERGVTLVGPHRDDLLLKLGELPAKGYASHGESWSYALALRLASYDLLRAEGNEPVLVLDDVFAELDARRRERLAELVAPGEQVLVTAAVDDDVPHVLTGARYAVSGGTVERV encoded by the coding sequence ATGCACGTCACGCATCTTTCGCTCGCCGACTTCCGCTCGTACGCCCGGGCCGAGGTGCCGCTCGACCCGGGCGTCACCGCCTTCGTCGGGCCCAACGGGCAGGGCAAGACCAATCTGGTCGAGGCGGTCGGCTATCTGGCGACGCTCGGCAGCCACCGCGTCGCGACGGACGCGCCGCTGGTGCGGATGGGCGCCGAACGGGCCGTGATCCGGGCGCAGGTCCGGCAGGGCGACCGGCAGCAGCTGATCGAACTGGAGCTGAACCCGGGCCGGGCCAACCGCGCCCGCATCAACCGGTCGCCGCAGGGCAGGCCCCGTGACGTGCTGGGCATCGTACGGACCGTGCTGTTCGCGCCCGAGGACCTCGCCCTGGTGAAGGGCGATCCCGGCGAGCGGCGCAGGTTCCTCGACGAGCTGATCACCGCGCGCTCGCCGCGGATGGCGGGCGTGCGCTCCGACTACGAGCGGGTGCTCAAGCAGCGCAACACGCTGCTGAAGTCCGCCGCGCTGGCCCGGCGGCACGGCGGGCGCTCCATGGACCTGTCCACGCTGGACGTCTGGGACCAGCACCTGGCTCGCGCCGGTGCCGAACTGCTCGCCCAGCGGCTCGACCTGATCGGCGCGCTGCGGCCGCTGGCCGACAAGGCCTACGAGCAGCTGGCCCCCGGCGGCGGTCCGCTCGCGCTGGAGTACAAGCCGTCCGCGCCCGGCGAGGCCCACAACCGGGAGGATCTGTACGCGCAACTGCTGGCCGCCCTGGCCGAGGCGCGCAAGCAGGAGATCGAGCGGGGCGTCACCCTGGTCGGCCCGCACCGCGACGACCTGCTCCTCAAACTCGGCGAGCTGCCCGCCAAGGGGTACGCCTCGCACGGCGAGTCCTGGTCGTACGCCCTCGCGCTGCGCCTGGCCTCCTACGACCTGTTGCGCGCCGAGGGCAACGAGCCGGTGCTCGTCCTGGACGACGTCTTCGCCGAGCTGGACGCCCGCCGCCGGGAGCGGCTGGCCGAGCTGGTGGCGCCCGGCGAGCAGGTGCTGGTCACCGCCGCGGTGGACGACGACGTACCGCATGTGCTGACCGGTGCGCGCTACGCCGTCTCCGGCGGGACGGTGGAACGCGTATGA
- a CDS encoding DUF3566 domain-containing protein gives MSGATGAGSAGTSTGTETDGGGRGSAAHGAGGETDPHTTNLKPVRASAADTSGSSSPQGGTVTDTRGPASAGEAQSSSPLPGERRHEQAGGPYHPPQAYPAQAPAGAVRRPRTGVRTAPRTRKARLRVAKADPWSVMKVSFLLSIALGICTIVASAVLWMVMDAMGVFSTVGGTISEATGANEASGFDLQSFLSLPHVLIFTTIIAAIDVVLATALATLGAFIYNLSAGFVGGVELTLAEDE, from the coding sequence GTGAGCGGAGCCACGGGCGCCGGATCGGCCGGTACCTCCACGGGTACGGAGACGGACGGCGGCGGCCGTGGCTCCGCCGCGCACGGGGCGGGCGGGGAAACCGACCCGCACACGACCAACCTGAAGCCGGTGCGGGCGTCCGCGGCGGACACCTCCGGCTCGTCTTCACCCCAGGGGGGAACTGTGACGGACACCCGTGGCCCGGCCTCGGCCGGTGAGGCGCAGTCGTCGTCTCCGCTCCCCGGGGAGCGGCGCCACGAGCAGGCGGGCGGGCCGTACCACCCGCCGCAGGCCTACCCGGCGCAGGCGCCGGCCGGTGCGGTACGGCGGCCGCGCACCGGGGTGCGCACGGCACCGCGCACCCGCAAGGCGCGGCTGCGGGTGGCCAAGGCCGATCCGTGGTCGGTGATGAAGGTGAGCTTCCTGCTCTCCATCGCGCTCGGCATCTGCACCATCGTCGCCTCGGCGGTGCTGTGGATGGTCATGGACGCGATGGGCGTGTTCTCCACCGTCGGCGGGACGATCTCGGAGGCGACCGGCGCGAACGAGGCCAGCGGCTTCGACCTCCAGTCGTTCCTGTCGCTCCCCCACGTCCTGATCTTCACGACGATCATCGCCGCGATCGACGTGGTCCTGGCCACCGCCCTCGCGACCCTCGGCGCCTTCATCTACAACCTCTCCGCGGGCTTCGTGGGCGGCGTCGAACTGACCCTCGCCGAGGACGAGTGA
- a CDS encoding SigE family RNA polymerase sigma factor yields MADGKQDRDEEFGRFMAARWPRLLRTAFLLSGERHAAEDLAQSTLERVYTAWRRVGTADDPDAYVRRVMINLHARRHRRRLKEFLAPKDDLSLVHEEADRGDRIVQAVDRDVLLRALAQLPARQRQAVVLRYWEDLTETQTAQAMGCSVGTVKSNTAKGMAKLRVAPVLADTVTRKERS; encoded by the coding sequence ATGGCAGACGGCAAACAGGACCGGGACGAAGAGTTCGGCAGATTCATGGCCGCCCGCTGGCCGCGGCTGCTGCGTACGGCGTTTCTCCTGTCGGGGGAGCGCCACGCGGCCGAGGATCTGGCCCAGTCGACGCTGGAGCGGGTCTACACCGCCTGGCGCAGGGTCGGCACGGCCGACGACCCGGACGCCTATGTCCGGCGCGTGATGATCAATCTGCACGCCCGCCGCCACCGGCGCCGGCTCAAGGAGTTCCTCGCACCGAAGGACGACCTGTCGCTGGTGCACGAGGAGGCCGACCGCGGCGACCGGATCGTCCAGGCCGTCGACCGCGACGTGCTGCTGCGGGCGCTCGCCCAACTGCCCGCCCGGCAGCGCCAGGCGGTGGTCCTGCGCTACTGGGAGGACCTGACGGAGACCCAGACCGCCCAGGCGATGGGGTGCTCGGTCGGCACGGTCAAGAGCAACACGGCCAAGGGGATGGCGAAGCTGCGCGTCGCACCGGTGCTGGCCGACACGGTTACGCGGAAGGAACGGTCATGA
- a CDS encoding acyl-CoA thioester hydrolase/BAAT C-terminal domain-containing protein, which translates to MDIVEREPAGPWEGFLAAPARGADAGVLVLAGSSGRIERERARLLARQGIAALAIRWFGGKGQPPGICEVPLETFTAGVGFLRDGGARRIGVLGLSKGAEAALLTAVREPRVDVVVAMSPTSLVWCNVGPGRDGADRPYRSSWTWRGRPLPFVPMDDSWTPAGPAGGPVAIRGWYERSERTFAERLVAAAIPVETARADLLLVAGGDDELWPSLPHAERLAERRRAAGGTVRLIARADAGHRPLLPGESLPPPSPRFRHGGTPEADALLGEAAWPHILDALRG; encoded by the coding sequence GTGGACATCGTCGAACGCGAGCCGGCCGGGCCGTGGGAGGGGTTCCTGGCCGCTCCCGCGCGGGGTGCCGACGCCGGGGTGCTGGTGCTGGCCGGCTCCAGCGGGCGGATCGAGCGGGAGCGGGCGCGGCTGCTCGCCCGGCAGGGGATCGCCGCCCTGGCGATCCGCTGGTTCGGGGGGAAGGGGCAGCCGCCGGGGATCTGCGAGGTCCCGCTGGAGACGTTCACCGCGGGGGTCGGTTTCCTGCGGGACGGCGGGGCGCGGCGGATCGGCGTGCTCGGGCTGTCCAAGGGGGCCGAGGCCGCGCTGCTCACGGCGGTGCGCGAGCCGCGCGTGGACGTGGTCGTCGCGATGTCGCCCACCTCGCTGGTGTGGTGCAACGTCGGGCCCGGCCGGGACGGCGCCGATCGCCCGTACCGGTCGTCGTGGACCTGGCGGGGGCGGCCGCTGCCCTTCGTGCCCATGGACGACTCCTGGACACCGGCCGGGCCGGCGGGCGGGCCCGTCGCCATCCGCGGCTGGTACGAGCGCAGCGAGCGGACCTTCGCCGAGCGGCTCGTGGCGGCGGCGATCCCCGTGGAGACGGCCCGCGCGGACCTGCTCCTGGTGGCGGGCGGCGACGACGAGCTGTGGCCGTCGCTGCCCCACGCCGAGCGGCTGGCCGAGCGCCGGCGCGCGGCGGGCGGCACGGTCCGGCTGATCGCCCGTGCCGACGCCGGACACCGGCCCCTGCTGCCGGGCGAGAGCCTCCCCCCGCCGTCCCCGCGCTTTCGGCACGGCGGCACGCCCGAGGCCGACGCGCTGCTCGGCGAGGCGGCCTGGCCGCACATCCTGGACGCGCTGCGCGGCTGA
- the gyrB gene encoding DNA topoisomerase (ATP-hydrolyzing) subunit B, with the protein MLCQKGRFVADSGNPNENIPSTDAGVSAEATASAASYDASAITVLEGLDAVRKRPGMYIGSTGERGLHHLVQEVVDNSVDEALAGYADTIDVTILADGGVRVVDNGRGIPVGIVPSEGKPAVEVVLTVLHAGGKFGGGGYAVSGGLHGVGVSVVNALSTKVSVEVKTDGYRWTQEYKMGVPTAPLARHEATEETGTSVTFWADPEIFETTEYSFETLSRRFQEMAFLNKGLIIRLTDERESAKATSGADEAGADEKAEVKSVTYHYEGGIVDFVKYLNARKGEVVHPTIIDLEAEDKDKSLSLEVALQWNSGYSEGVYSFANIIHTHEGGTHEEGFRAALTSLINKYARDKKLLRDKDDNLTGDDIREGLTAIISVKLSEPQFEGQTKTKLGNTEAKTFVQKAVYEHLNDWLDRNPNEAADIIRKGIQAATARVAARKARDLTRRKGLLETASLPGKLADCQSNDPAKCEIFIVEGDSAGGSAKSGRNPQYQAILPIRGKILNVEKARIDKILQNQEIQALISAFGTGVHEDFDIEKLRYHKIILMADADVDGQHISTLLLTFLFRFMRPLVEAGHVYLSRPPLYKIKWGRDDVEYAYSDRERDALIEMGRQRGKRVREDSIQRFKGLGEMNAEELRVTTMDQEHRVLGQVTLDDAAQADDLFSVLMGEDVEARRQFIQRNAKDVRFLDI; encoded by the coding sequence GTGCTGTGCCAGAAAGGGCGCTTCGTGGCCGATTCCGGCAACCCCAACGAGAACATCCCGTCCACCGACGCCGGCGTGAGCGCCGAGGCCACCGCCTCGGCGGCCTCCTACGACGCCAGCGCCATCACCGTGCTCGAAGGGCTGGACGCGGTCCGCAAGCGGCCCGGCATGTACATCGGCTCCACGGGCGAGCGCGGCCTGCACCACCTGGTGCAGGAGGTCGTCGACAACTCGGTCGACGAGGCGCTGGCGGGCTACGCGGACACCATCGACGTGACGATCCTCGCCGACGGCGGCGTCCGCGTCGTCGACAACGGCCGTGGCATCCCGGTCGGCATCGTGCCCTCCGAGGGCAAGCCGGCCGTCGAGGTCGTGCTGACCGTGCTGCACGCGGGCGGCAAGTTCGGCGGCGGCGGCTACGCCGTCTCCGGCGGTCTGCACGGCGTCGGCGTGTCCGTCGTGAACGCCCTGTCCACCAAGGTCTCCGTCGAGGTGAAGACCGACGGCTACCGGTGGACCCAGGAGTACAAGATGGGTGTGCCGACCGCCCCGCTGGCCCGGCACGAGGCCACCGAGGAGACCGGCACGTCGGTGACCTTCTGGGCCGACCCGGAGATCTTCGAGACCACCGAGTACTCCTTCGAGACGCTGTCGCGGCGCTTCCAGGAGATGGCCTTCCTCAACAAGGGCCTGATCATCCGGCTCACCGACGAGCGCGAGTCGGCGAAGGCCACCAGCGGCGCGGACGAGGCGGGCGCGGACGAGAAGGCCGAGGTCAAGTCGGTCACGTACCACTACGAGGGCGGCATCGTCGACTTCGTGAAGTACCTCAACGCCCGCAAGGGCGAGGTGGTGCACCCCACGATCATCGACCTGGAGGCGGAGGACAAGGACAAGAGCCTGTCCCTCGAGGTCGCCCTGCAGTGGAACAGCGGCTACAGCGAGGGCGTGTACTCGTTCGCCAACATCATCCACACCCATGAGGGCGGCACCCACGAAGAGGGCTTCCGGGCCGCGCTGACGTCGCTGATCAACAAGTACGCGCGCGACAAGAAGCTGCTGCGCGACAAGGACGACAACCTCACCGGTGACGACATCCGCGAGGGTCTGACCGCGATCATCTCGGTCAAGCTCAGCGAGCCGCAGTTCGAGGGCCAGACCAAGACCAAGCTGGGCAACACGGAGGCCAAGACCTTCGTGCAGAAGGCGGTCTACGAGCACCTCAACGACTGGCTGGACCGCAACCCGAACGAGGCCGCGGACATCATCCGCAAGGGCATCCAGGCGGCCACCGCGCGCGTCGCGGCCCGCAAGGCGCGCGACCTCACCCGCCGCAAGGGCCTGCTGGAGACCGCGTCGCTGCCGGGCAAGCTGGCCGACTGCCAGTCCAACGACCCGGCCAAGTGCGAGATCTTCATCGTCGAGGGTGACTCCGCCGGCGGCTCGGCCAAGTCCGGCCGCAACCCGCAGTACCAGGCGATCCTCCCGATCCGCGGCAAGATCCTGAACGTGGAGAAGGCCCGGATCGACAAGATCCTGCAGAACCAGGAGATCCAGGCGCTGATCTCCGCCTTCGGCACCGGTGTGCACGAGGACTTCGACATCGAGAAGCTCCGCTATCACAAGATCATCCTGATGGCGGACGCCGACGTCGACGGCCAGCACATCAGCACCCTGCTGCTGACCTTCCTGTTCCGCTTCATGCGGCCGCTGGTCGAGGCCGGGCACGTGTACCTCTCCCGCCCGCCGCTCTACAAGATCAAGTGGGGCCGGGACGACGTCGAGTACGCGTACTCGGACCGCGAGCGCGACGCGCTGATCGAGATGGGGCGCCAGCGCGGCAAGCGCGTCCGCGAGGACTCCATCCAGCGCTTCAAGGGCCTCGGCGAGATGAACGCCGAGGAGCTGCGCGTGACCACCATGGACCAGGAGCACCGCGTGCTCGGCCAGGTCACCCTGGACGACGCCGCCCAGGCCGACGACCTGTTCTCGGTGCTGATGGGCGAGGACGTCGAGGCGCGCCGCCAGTTCATCCAGCGCAATGCCAAGGACGTCCGCTTCCTCGACATCTGA
- the dnaN gene encoding DNA polymerase III subunit beta, with protein MKIRVERDVLAEAVAWAARSLPARPPAPVLAGLLLKAEDGQLSLSSFDYEVSARVSVDAEVEEDGTVLVSGRLLADISRALPNRPVEISTDGVRATVVCGSSRFTLHTLPVEEYPALPQMPNATGTVPGEVFAAAVSQVAIAAGRDDTLPVLTGVRIEIEGDTVTLASTDRYRFAVREFLWKPENPDASAVALVPAKTLLDTAKSLGAGDSVTLALSGSGAGEGLIGFEGAGRRTTTRLLEGDLPKYRTLFPTEFNSVAVIETAPFVEAVKRVALVAERNTPVRLSFEQGVLILEAGSSDDAQAVERVDAQLEGDDISIAFNPTFLLDGLSAIDSPVAQLSFTTSTKPALLSGKPAVDAEADEAYKYLIMPVRLSG; from the coding sequence GTGAAGATCCGGGTGGAACGCGACGTACTCGCGGAGGCAGTGGCCTGGGCGGCACGCAGCCTCCCGGCCCGTCCGCCGGCGCCTGTCCTCGCCGGCCTGCTGCTGAAGGCCGAGGACGGCCAGCTGAGCCTGTCGAGCTTCGACTACGAGGTGTCCGCTCGGGTGAGCGTCGACGCCGAGGTCGAGGAGGACGGCACCGTCCTGGTCTCCGGCCGACTGCTCGCCGACATCTCCCGCGCGCTCCCCAACCGGCCGGTGGAGATTTCCACAGACGGTGTACGGGCGACCGTGGTCTGTGGATCGTCCCGGTTCACGCTGCACACCCTCCCGGTGGAGGAGTACCCGGCGCTGCCGCAGATGCCGAACGCGACCGGCACCGTCCCGGGCGAGGTCTTCGCGGCCGCCGTCTCCCAGGTGGCCATCGCCGCCGGCCGCGACGACACGCTGCCCGTGCTCACCGGTGTGCGCATCGAGATCGAGGGCGACACCGTCACGCTGGCCTCCACCGACCGCTACCGGTTCGCCGTCCGCGAGTTCCTGTGGAAGCCGGAGAACCCGGACGCGTCCGCGGTCGCCCTGGTGCCCGCGAAGACGCTGCTGGACACCGCGAAGTCGCTGGGCGCCGGGGACAGCGTGACGCTGGCCCTGTCGGGCTCCGGCGCCGGTGAGGGCCTGATCGGTTTCGAGGGCGCGGGCCGGCGCACGACCACGCGGCTCCTCGAGGGCGACCTGCCGAAGTACCGGACGCTGTTCCCGACCGAGTTCAACTCGGTCGCGGTGATCGAGACGGCGCCGTTCGTCGAGGCCGTCAAGCGTGTGGCGCTGGTGGCCGAGCGGAACACCCCGGTGCGGCTGAGCTTCGAGCAGGGCGTGCTGATCCTGGAGGCCGGTTCCAGCGACGACGCACAGGCTGTGGAGCGCGTCGACGCGCAGCTGGAGGGCGACGACATCTCGATCGCCTTCAACCCGACGTTCCTGCTGGACGGCCTGAGCGCGATCGACTCCCCGGTGGCGCAGCTGTCGTTCACCACCTCCACGAAGCCGGCGCTGCTCAGCGGCAAGCCGGCGGTGGACGCGGAGGCCGACGAGGCGTACAAGTACCTGATCATGCCGGTGCGGCTCAGCGGCTGA
- a CDS encoding DUF721 domain-containing protein codes for MSAEQHPPRKNAEPSGVDLARVALRAAKEQARARGDAARQKKQARRGGGLRSGARADGRDPMALGAAINRLITERGWETPAAVGGVMGRWPQIVGEDLAKHCVPQRYDEDERVLTVGCDSTAWATQLRLLAPALVARLNQDLGHGAVRLIKVHGPGGQARRYGPLRAPGSTGPGDTYG; via the coding sequence ATGAGCGCCGAGCAGCACCCGCCCCGGAAGAACGCCGAGCCCTCCGGTGTCGACCTCGCGCGCGTGGCGCTGCGCGCGGCGAAGGAGCAGGCCCGCGCGCGCGGTGACGCGGCGCGGCAGAAGAAGCAGGCCCGGCGGGGCGGTGGCCTGCGGTCCGGGGCGCGCGCCGACGGCCGCGACCCGATGGCGCTCGGCGCCGCGATCAACCGGCTGATCACCGAGCGCGGCTGGGAGACCCCGGCCGCCGTGGGCGGGGTGATGGGCCGCTGGCCGCAGATCGTCGGCGAGGACCTGGCCAAGCACTGTGTGCCGCAGCGGTACGACGAGGACGAGCGGGTGCTCACGGTGGGCTGCGACTCCACGGCCTGGGCGACCCAGCTGCGGCTGCTCGCGCCGGCGCTGGTCGCCCGGCTCAACCAGGACCTCGGTCATGGCGCGGTCCGGCTGATCAAGGTGCACGGCCCCGGCGGGCAGGCCCGCCGCTACGGCCCGCTGCGGGCCCCGGGAAGCACCGGGCCTGGCGATACCTACGGGTGA
- the gyrA gene encoding DNA gyrase subunit A, translated as MADENTPVTPEEGGELAMRVEPVGLETEMQRSYLDYAMSVIVSRALPDVRDGLKPVHRRVLYAMYDGGYRPERGFYKCARVVGDVMGNYHPHGDSSIYDALVRLAQPWSMRMPLVDSNGNFGSPGNDPAAAMRYTECKMAPLSMEMVRDIDEETVDFTDNYDGRSQEPTVLPSRFPNLLINGSAGIAVGMATNIPPHNLREVAAGAQWYLENPDASHEELLDALMERIKGPDFPTGALVVGRKGIEEAYRTGRGSITMRAVVEVEEIHGRQCLVVTELPYQVNPDNLAQKIADLVKDGKIGGIADVRDETSSRTGQRLVIVLKRDAVAKVVLNNLYKHTDLQTNFGANMLALVDGVPRTLSLDAFIRHWVTHQIEVIVRRTRFRLRKAEERAHILRGLLKALDAIDEVIALIRRSETVDVARTGLMGLLEIDEIQANAILEMQLRRLAALERQKIVQEHDELQAKINEYNEILASPVRQRGIVSEELTAIVEKYGDDRKTKLIPYEGDMSIEDLIAEEDIVVTVSRGGYVKRTKTDDYRAQKRGGKGVRGTKLKEDDIVDHFFVSTTHHWLLFFTNKGRVYRAKAYELPEAGREARGQHVANLLAFQPDEAIAEILAIRDYEAAPYLVLATKSGLVKKTPLKDYDSPRSGGVIAINLREREDGGDDELIGAELVSADDDLLLISKKAQSIRFTATDESLRPMGRATSGVKGMSFREGDELLSMNVVRPGTFVFTATDGGYAKRTAVDEYRVQGRGGLGIKAAKIVEDRGSLVGALVVEETDEILAITLSGGVIRTRVNEVRETGRDTMGVQLINLGKRDAVVGIARNAEAGREAEEVDGDDAADIAAEDVQATGTDEGEAPSAE; from the coding sequence ATGGCCGACGAGAACACCCCAGTCACTCCGGAAGAGGGCGGCGAGCTCGCCATGCGTGTCGAGCCCGTCGGGCTCGAGACCGAGATGCAGCGCTCGTACCTGGACTACGCGATGTCCGTCATCGTGTCCCGTGCGCTGCCCGACGTCCGGGACGGCCTCAAGCCCGTCCACCGGCGCGTGCTCTACGCGATGTACGACGGCGGCTACCGCCCCGAGCGCGGCTTCTACAAGTGCGCCCGTGTCGTCGGTGACGTCATGGGCAACTACCACCCGCACGGCGACTCCTCCATCTACGACGCCCTGGTGCGCCTCGCCCAGCCGTGGTCGATGCGGATGCCGCTGGTGGACTCCAACGGCAACTTCGGCTCCCCGGGCAACGACCCCGCGGCGGCGATGCGCTACACCGAGTGCAAGATGGCGCCGCTGTCGATGGAGATGGTCCGCGACATCGACGAGGAGACCGTCGACTTCACGGACAACTACGACGGCCGCTCCCAGGAGCCGACCGTCCTGCCGTCCCGCTTTCCGAACCTGCTGATCAACGGCTCGGCCGGCATCGCGGTCGGCATGGCGACCAACATCCCGCCGCACAACCTGCGCGAGGTCGCGGCCGGCGCCCAGTGGTACCTGGAGAACCCCGACGCCTCGCACGAGGAGCTGCTGGACGCGCTCATGGAGCGCATCAAGGGCCCCGACTTCCCCACCGGCGCACTGGTGGTGGGCCGCAAGGGCATCGAGGAGGCGTACCGCACCGGGCGCGGCTCGATCACGATGCGCGCGGTGGTCGAGGTCGAGGAGATCCACGGCCGCCAGTGCCTGGTGGTGACCGAGCTGCCGTACCAGGTGAACCCGGACAACCTGGCGCAGAAGATCGCCGACCTGGTGAAGGACGGCAAGATCGGCGGCATCGCGGACGTCCGCGACGAGACGTCCTCGCGCACCGGTCAGCGGCTGGTCATCGTCCTCAAGCGGGACGCGGTCGCCAAGGTCGTGCTGAACAACCTGTACAAGCACACCGACCTCCAGACGAACTTCGGCGCCAACATGCTGGCGCTGGTCGACGGCGTGCCGCGCACGCTGTCCCTGGACGCGTTCATCCGGCACTGGGTGACGCACCAGATCGAGGTCATCGTGCGCCGGACCCGGTTCCGGCTGCGCAAGGCCGAGGAGCGCGCGCACATCCTGCGCGGTCTGCTGAAGGCGCTGGACGCGATCGACGAGGTCATCGCGCTGATCCGGCGCAGCGAGACCGTCGATGTCGCGCGCACGGGCCTGATGGGCCTGCTGGAGATCGACGAGATCCAGGCGAACGCCATCCTCGAGATGCAGCTGCGGCGCCTGGCGGCCCTGGAGCGGCAGAAGATCGTCCAGGAGCACGACGAGCTCCAGGCGAAGATCAACGAGTACAACGAGATCCTGGCCTCCCCGGTGCGCCAGCGCGGCATCGTCAGCGAGGAGCTGACCGCGATCGTCGAGAAGTACGGCGACGACCGCAAGACCAAGCTGATCCCGTACGAGGGCGACATGTCCATCGAGGACCTGATCGCCGAGGAGGACATCGTCGTCACCGTCTCCCGCGGCGGTTACGTCAAGCGGACCAAGACGGACGACTACCGGGCGCAGAAGCGCGGCGGCAAGGGCGTGCGCGGCACGAAGCTGAAGGAAGACGACATCGTCGACCACTTCTTCGTCTCCACCACGCACCACTGGCTGCTGTTCTTCACCAACAAGGGCCGGGTGTACCGGGCGAAGGCGTACGAGCTGCCCGAGGCCGGCCGCGAGGCGCGCGGTCAGCACGTGGCGAACCTGCTGGCCTTCCAGCCTGACGAGGCGATCGCCGAGATCCTCGCCATCCGGGACTACGAGGCGGCGCCGTACCTGGTGCTGGCCACCAAGTCCGGTCTGGTCAAGAAGACGCCTCTGAAGGATTACGATTCGCCCCGCTCCGGCGGCGTGATCGCGATCAATCTGCGGGAGCGCGAGGACGGCGGCGACGACGAGCTGATCGGCGCCGAGCTGGTCTCCGCCGACGACGACCTGCTGCTGATCAGCAAGAAGGCGCAGTCGATCCGGTTCACCGCCACGGACGAGTCCCTTCGCCCGATGGGCCGCGCCACCTCCGGCGTCAAGGGGATGAGTTTCCGCGAGGGCGACGAGCTTCTCTCGATGAATGTGGTGCGACCCGGTACGTTCGTGTTCACTGCCACGGACGGTGGGTACGCGAAGCGGACCGCCGTGGACGAGTACCGCGTCCAGGGCCGCGGTGGCCTCGGTATCAAGGCCGCCAAGATCGTGGAGGACCGCGGTTCGCTCGTCGGGGCGCTGGTCGTGGAGGAGACCGACGAGATCCTCGCGATCACCCTGTCCGGCGGTGTGATTCGCACGCGAGTCAACGAGGTCAGGGAGACGGGCCGTGACACCATGGGCGTCCAACTGATCAACCTGGGCAAGCGCGATGCCGTGGTCGGCATCGCACGTAACGCCGAGGCGGGGCGCGAGGCGGAGGAGGTCGACGGCGACGACGCCGCCGACATCGCCGCCGAGGACGTCCAGGCCACCGGCACGGACGAGGGTGAGGCGCCCTCGGCCGAGTAG